GGTTTCACGCAGGCTGCGAGCTTTGGCATTCAGACGACCCACAACAAACGAGACAATCATGGCTATCCATTGCATAGAAAAACTCCTAAGCTGAAGGGGAGGGCTTCGCAGCACCTCCCAGTTTTTGTTTTTATTGGTTGCGACGGATTAACATGCCAGCAACAAAGCCGACAGTGGCTGCTCCAAGAATTGTGTAATAAGGATGAGCTTTTACAAAATCTTCGGATACATCCATAGCTTCGCGAGCTTTGTCCTGAACAGCATGGTAGCGATCTTCCCAACCGCTGCTCTGAAGTTCCTGCTTCACGCCTTTTTTGACGTTCTCTTTGATATTGCCAATGCTGTTTTTGAAATCGTTGGGTGTCGTTTCCATGTTCACTCCTTTTTGTGGTTGTTGGTAAGCACTGAATAGAAGAGAGCAGGAAAGATGCCAGGTCTTTCGCGATCTCAGTGGCAGCGGACGAAGTCCAGAGGGAAATCTGCCCTTTTCGCTCTGGGACACTTGCCCCATTTGACCACGACTTGGTGCTGGGCTAGGATGAGCCATGAAAAAAGCTTTGGTTCTTTTTGCGCATCCGTTTTCAAAAAAATCTCGAGTCAATCGCACGATCATGGATTCTTTGCGAGGTCTTGATAACGTGCATGTACACGATCTTTACGAAGAGTATCCGTACTTTCATATCAAAGTTGATCGCGAACAAGAGCTGCTCCTGGAACACGATCTTGTAGTGTGGCAGCATCCTTTTTATTGGTTCAGCATGCCGCCGTTACTCAAACTTTGGTGTGATGAAGTTTTGCGCCGGGATTTCGCCTATGGCCCGGATGGTTCTCGTTTGCAGGGAAAAGATTTTCTTTTGTCTTTGACGACCGGAGGCTTGGCTGATCCGGGCAATTCACAATTAAACATTGAACCTTTTCTTGCACCTTATCAGCAAACCGTCAAAGTGTGCGGCATGAATTGGCAAACGCCTTTGGTAATGCATTCGACAGGAAACGCGACTCACGAAGAAATTCTTATGCATTCTGAAAAAGTTCGACAAACCTTATTGATGTACTGTGGGTGTCCTTAATGGAAGCAAGCGGGCTTTATTATATTCTGATTTTTCTTGTGGCCGCTTTGATTTGCGTGCCGATCTGCAAGCGCCTTGGTTTTGGTTCTGTTTTGGGATATCTCTTAGCTGGACTTATCATCGGTCCTTTTGGTTTGGGACTCATCAAACGAGTCGAAGACATCATGCACCTTTCCGAATTTGGTGTCGTGCTTTTGATGTTCATTATCGGTTTGGAATTAGAACCTAAAAAACTTTGGGAGATGCGCATTTCAATTTTTGGATTGGGCGGATTGCAAGTTTTGGTGGGCAGTGTGGTGATAGGTTTTGGAGCTTACCTTCTTTTTCCACTCTCAGCTTCGGCATCAGCTTTGATCGGAATGGCCTTCGCACTTTCGTCAACGGCCATTGGCTTGCAGCTTTTAGGAGAACGCCGATTGATGACGACGACTTCCGGGAGATCTGCCTTTTCCATTTTGCTTTTCCAAGACATCGCTGTCATCCCAATGATCGCGATCCTGCCTTTGATGGCGACGACAGCGAAGATCACCGAAACTCAAGAGGGAAGCCCGCTGTTGGGAGTTTTGCGTGTCATAGGCGTTTTGCTTTTAATGGTTATCGGAGGCCGACTTTTACTGCGTCCTCTTTTGCGCTGGGTTGCAGCTCAACACCTGCGGGAAATTTTCACGGCCTTTGCACTGTTCTTGGTTGTGGGCATGTCGTTTGTGATGCAGCAACTGGGTGTTTCCATGGCTTTAGGAGCCTTTATGGCGGGTGTCCTATTAGCTGACAGCGAATATCGCCACGCTCTAGAGACAGACATCGAACCTTTTAAAGGTTTGCTGATGGGATTGTTTTTTATCTCCGTCGGTATGTCGGTGAATCTTTATAAAGTTTTGCAAAGCCCCGGAATTTTCATCGGTTTGGTGCTTTTGGTATTTGCTGTAAAGACAATCATTCATGCGATCCTAGGAACCGTTTTTAAAATTCCATCCAAACAACTTCCTTTTTTTGCACTTCTTCTTTCGCAAGTCGGGGAGTTTGCATTCGTCTTATTGGGAGCTGCGCAGGGATTCAAAATCCTGGATGTCGATTTGGTGGGAACTTTGGTAGCGATCGTCGCTTTGTCTATGTTGATGACGCCTTTAGTGGTGCTCTTCTATGACAAAATTTTGCTGCAGTTTCTTAAAAGAAAAGAAGACATGGAAGACGACAAGATTGAAAACGACAAGATTGAAAACGAAAACAATCCTGTGATCATCGCGGGCTTTGGTCGTTTTGGTCAGATCATCGGTCGCCTCCTTTATGCCAATCGTATTAAAGCGACGGTTCTTGACCATGAACCCAGTCAAATTGAAATGCTTCGCCGTTTTGGTTTTAAAGTTTATTATGGTGATGCGACTCGCATGGACCTATTGGAATCAGCGGGCGCTCATCAAGCGCAAATTTTAATCGTCGCCATTGATAACGTGGATGACAGTCTTAAGCTCGTGGATCTAGCTAAAGAAACATTTCCGCATTTAAAAATTTATGCCCGCGCTCGCAACGTCAATCATATGTATTTGTTGATGGATCGGAAGGTGGAGGTGATCGAGCGTGAGACATTTGAGTCTTCCTTGCGTATGGGCTCTTCCGTCTTGCGCGCTTTAGGGTGGCCCGCCTACCAAAGCGTTGTGGCTGCGAATATCTTTCGCGATCACAACTTGGAAATGATCAAGGACCTGCACCAAAGAAGAGACAATCCGGACGAAATGATCGCGAAAACGAAACAAGCCCGCGATGATCTTGAAAAAATGTTCCAAAAGGAAAATCATTATCTAGAGCTTTCAGATCAAACTTGGGGCGGCGATTGATGATGAAATATGTTTTAATACTGAGCGCAATTGTTTTTCTTGGAGAGGCCAGCTTCGCCGGTAACTGCCAGGAAAAACAGGGTGCTTTGGATTTTGGATCCGGAACAACGAAAGCTTTTGCGGCTCTTGTCGATGTCTGTAAAAAACAAATTATTGAAGTGATCTATGAAGAGCGTCTTCCTATTGCTTTGAATGAAGCTTTAGAGAAATCTCCGAACAATGAAATTCCGGTGCCTGTTATTAGCGAAGCTCTGCCTCGTTATCAGGGCCTTGTCAAAAAAATGAAAGAATTGGAAGTAGGGAAGATTTATGCGGTGGCGACATCCGTTTTTAGAGTCGCTACAAATGGCAAAGACATCGCTCAGAAGATTTCTACTGAACTCAAAATTCCCGTCAATATCATTTCTCAAGAGCGGGAAGCGGAGTTGGGTTTTTGGTCGGCTCTAGCACAAAAAAAGGTTTCTACAAATGATTCCATTGTGGTTTGGGATATCGGCGGAGGCTCCATGCAAATGTATTCCCGAGAACATGGAAAAGTGCATATTTATCAGGGAAACCTTGCTTCGGTGACGTTCAAAAATAAAATTCTTGAAGTTTTGCAGTTTAAAAATCCCAAAGAAGTCTCTTCGCCCAATCCTATCGGTCGCCAGCGAGAAGCCGCTTTGCAGTTGGCAAAAAATCATGCGTATTTAAATGTTCCTACTTTCTTTAAAGAAAAAGCACCTCATGCACGCTGGATTGGTGTGGGTGGGGTTCTTTCGATGTCTGTGCAAAAACAAACGAAGAAAAACTCCTCTGAATTTGCGATAGAGGAGCTTGATGAAGCTTTAAAGCAACGGGTCTTTTTGCAGGATTCGCAAATTGAAAGTGACTACCGAGTTTCAGATATTTCAAATCTCGCCTTGGTTTTGGGATATATGCAGGCGCTAAAAATCCCTAAAGTCGAAACAGCCCAAGCTTCACTTGGACAAGGGCTGATTTACTCGGCTCTTCACGCCAAATAATTTAAGCGTTTAAAATCGCCGCTGCAGGGGACTGTGTCGGCATATCCTTATCAGTTAATACGATGACCTCGCCACCGTGACGGATCACCTCACACGCGATATCGTCTAAGATATCATCGTCTTTAGAGTCTATCTGTTTTTCGTGAAAAGTGATCTGACTGCTACGGCGATGCAAGTGTCCCCAGATCTCGCTGTTGTTGCGAAGGAATAAAGTTTTTACTTTGCCGTTCAGCGCCGCCCGTGAAATTTTGATCAGATCATCGATGACTTTTTTCTGACGGTTCAATTCTTCCATTTCCAGAGTCGAAAGATTTTTATGCTTAGTCATATTGTTTTGGATGTGCAAATTCGCTTGATGAATTAAGGCCTCCATGCGAGGCATACCTTTGCTTGGATCGATTTTACAAAGAACCGGAGCAGGATGCGTGCACACTTCTTTGTAGGCGGTGAAAAACGTTTCATTGGTAAAAACAAAAAGAGGCAGTGTTTTATAGCCTTGTTCCTTGCTGATCTTCGCTTCAATCCAGCGCAAGAAAAGTTTTGCGCCGGATTTTTTCTTAAACTGTGTATCTTGAGAACCACGTCCGCGCAGTTGGGATTTTAAATGGGGAATTTGTGCGGTCTCGGACTCATCATGATGTTTCCAGTGAATGCTATTGCTGTGCTGTCCCTGGTGAAACAAGAAAGTGTGCACTTCCGTGCCGGTCCCACCGTCGCAGTTTAGGAGCAAAGCTTCTTCTGCAGAGAGAACAAGCGCATGATAGGTATGATCTCCCTGCAAATCTTCAAGCAGAGGTTTGAGGTGAAAAGTTTCCGCCACCACGACTTTGGAAGGCATTTCATGATTGGCAATGAAATAGCCGTTCCAATGTTTGTTAACAAAGATCGCAAGACCTTGTTCCCGGGACGACAGGGGTTCCGCGGGATTAAATTTGTAAAGCGTTTGCAAGAGATTTTCGCGCAGCTCTTCGCGAGGATCAAAAGAAAGGAGATAAGTCGCTCTGCGCACGAGGGCTTCGTATTCAAGTTGAAGAGTTTTTTCTGGCATGCCGGGAATGTATATCGAAATGCACGGCCCATCCTGGACAGAGGTGAGACGTAAGAGATCATCATGAGTCAGCTTTTCAATCATAGTTTCCTCCGTACACTCAGCTCAGTTTTTTCATGATCTCGTGAAGAACGTTGAAACTCAAAACGTCATTTAACAGTCCAGTGTGAGGGGTCATCTTGAGAGAATTGGCAGAGCTTCGTATCATAGAGGAAAAGCGAGGATGAACATGAAAACCTGGATAGTTGTAGCATGCAGAACCGAGGCAAAAGTGTTTGAATACGCAAATAAACAGAGCAGTGACGTGGAATTCGTCACTAAACTGGAGAACCCACGAGGTCGTTTGAAGGCTCAGGAAATCAATGCGGATAAGCCCGGAGTTTTTTCAAGCGTTATGTCCCATGGAACTCGCCTTGTGGGACCTCAATCACCTACGGAACGAGTGGCACAGGAGTTCGCCAAAAAGATATCGGACTTTTTGGAGATTTCTCGACAGCAGGGTGCTTTTGATGACTTGGTCCTTTTTGCCGACCCTCATTTTTTAGGCCGGTTGAGAAGCGCATTTACTAAAAAACTCCGCCAATGCGTGTCTAAAGAGATCACTAAAGATCTTGGAGCCGTGACAACGGAAGAGATTAGAATCCGTTTATGGCCGGAACCCTCGGCTTCAGCTCCTCTGTAGGATTGAAGTGCGCATGACGCAAGCATACTTTTTAGTATGTTAAAAATCTTTGTTTTGAAAATTCAAAGACCTTGGTAAGAATGTTGATCATGCGTACTAATTTAAAATTGTTTCTTTTTGTTTTTTCTCTTTTATCCTTACAATCCGCATCCGCTGCCACTTTACAAGAAGCCTTTCAGTCTGCTTTGCAAAAAAATGAGACTGTGGGCTTGAGTAAAGAACGCCTGGTTCAGTCTCAAGAAAGAGTGTCCCAGGTTCGTGGTGGACTTTATCCTCAGGTGGCGCTCAATGCGACGCACATGATTCAACCGCGGCCTTCGGATCCGGTGGCGCGGGAATTTTTTCCTGAGAAGCAGACGACGATCAATCTCTCGGCGAACCAAGTATTGTTCCGTGGCCTCCGAGAGTTTGCAGGTCTTCGCCAACAAAAAGACTTGGTGGCTTCTCAAGAAGAACTTCGCAACCTAACTATGGTGCAGCTCTACCAAGAAGTCGCAACGGCGTACTTAAGTGTTTTGACTTTGGAAAGAGATCTTAAAAATCTCGATGTTCAAGTGAAACTTTATGAAGACCGTGTCTCTGAATTGCAAACCCGTGCTCGTCGTGGAGAGTCGAACTCCAATGAGGTTTTAACGGCGCAATCCACAGAGGCGGCGTTGAAGGCCGAAGCTCAGCTCAATCGCGGTCAGCTCCGCATGGCCCGAGAAAATTTCGCTTTCGTGACGGGCTTGTCTTCCGAAGAAGTTTTAAATGACCCGAATTTGGCGGGAGGTAAAAAACTCGCCCCTTTAGCTGATTATTTGAAACGTGTGGAAGAACGTTACGATGTGAAAGCGGCTCGTGAACAGTTCAGCGCCATGGAAGAAGAAGTGTCCATTGCCAAGGGAGCGCATTGGCCTTCTTTGGATTTGACGGGCAATTATTATTTTAAACGTCCCGAAGGTTTCACAGAAGATTTGAATTGGGATTTGCAGTTCCGTTTCACTCTGCCGATTTTTGAAGGCGGCTCCACGCAAAGTAAAGTGCGTGAAGCGGCGTCGAAAAGAATGGAAGCGGATTTAAACTTAAGCCGCATCCGTCGCCAGGCTACTCAGGAAATTTCTTCTTATTACGAAACTTTCCAAACAAGACAAAAACAAGTGGAAGCTTTGGAAAAATCCGCAAGCCTTGCGGAGAAGAACTATCAAGTGATGCAAAGAGATTACCGTCGCGGTCTTTCGCGCAATATCGACGTGCAACAGGCTTTGACGGATTTCCGTACGGCCACACGCAGCTTGGATCAAGCCCGCTTTGCCGTTCAACTTGATTTGATTCACTTGCAAATTGCTTCAGCAGAAATCACAGCACCGGCTGTGAAGGAAGAATAGAAATGACTTTATCCGATTTATCCATCCGTAGACCCGTCTTTGCATGGATGCTCATGTTTGGTTTGATCGTCTTTGGTGCGATCAGCTTTATGCGTATGGGGGTGAGCGAACTTCCCGACGTGGATTTCCCAGTGATCGCTTTGTCAGTTCGTTACGAAGGGGCCGCTCCGGAGGTGATGGAAGCTGACGTGATCGATCCGATTGAGGATGCTCTTATCAGTATTCAAGGCGTTAAAAATATCACTTCAATTGCGCGTAACAGTTCGGCTGACGTGACGATTGAATTTGATTTGGAACGCAATATCGATGTGGCCTTCCAAGACGTACAAGCCAAGATGTCGCAAATTCAAGCGGCCTTGCCTCGCAATATGGACCCTCCGACGGTGATGAAAATCAACCCGGAAGATTTCCCGATCATGTGGTTGTCTCTTTCCAGTTCAACAATGCCGATGGAAGAGATGATGATCTTTGTGAAAGATCATATCCGTGACCGTCTTACAACGGTACCTGGTGTTGGTAACTTATGGATGCCAGGTTACTTAGAACCTAACTTGCGCGTGTGGGTTCGTAATAAAGACTTAAATAAGTATGCTTTATCCGTGACGGACGTGATCAACACTTTACGTTCTGAGCATGCGGAACCTCCGGCGGGTCGTTCGGAATACAATAAAACAGAATACTCTTTGCGCACCTTGGGTGAAGCTAAGAAGCTTGAGCAGTTTGATAATATTCTTGTGAACACACGCGGCGGGGGACCAAACTACAATCCGATTTCTTTAGGAAAAGTGGCGGACTTTAAAGAGGGCATGGTTGATGTCGTGCAGTTTGCCCGTGCAAATGGAAAATCAGCGGTCGGTCTGGGTGTTGTTAAACAGCGTGGTTCAAACGCCGTTTCTGTTGCCCATGCAGTAAAAGAGCGTATCGCGGAAATTCAAAAGACATTGCCTGAAGGAACCCAGATTGTTGTGAACTATGATGGAACGAAGTTCGTGGAAGAATCTGTTCACGAACTTGTTTTGACATTGGTGTTGGCAGCTCTTTTGACATCACTAGTGTGCTGGTTGTTCTTAGGATCTTGGTCGTCGACCTTCAACGTTTTGCTTGCGATCCCGACTTCGGTTTTAGGAAGCTTCATCATTCTTTATTTTGCCGGCTTTACGCTGAATATCTTTACGTTGATGGGATTGAGTCTCGCCATCGGTATCGTCGTCGATGATGCCATCATGGTTTTAGAGAATATCATCCGTCACTTGGAGATGGGGAAAAAGCGTCGTGAAGCGGCTTTAGTCGGTGCTCGTGAGATCACGTTTGCTGCGATGGCAGCTTCGGTTTCACTGGTTGCGATCTTCTTGCCGATTGCTTTCATGGAAGGATTGATTGGTCGCTTCTTGTTCCAATTCGGCGTGACGATGAGTGCGGCGGTGATGATCTCATTGCTGGAAGCTTTGACGTTAACACCGATGCGTGCATCGCAATTCGTAGAATCGGGTCATCGTAAAACTCGCTTGGGCCGAGGATTTGAAGCGGGCTTCGATAAGTTGCGTGACGTTTACACAAAATCTTTGAATGTCGCTTTAAGAAATCGCTGGAAGGTCATTATTGCTTCTCTGGTGTTCTTTATCTTGAGCTTCTCGTCTGTCGCTTTCCTCAAAGGGGAGTTTCAACCGGCGCAAGATCAAAGCTCATTGATGATCCAAATCAGCAATCCCCCGAAGTCAGCTATTTCTTTTACTGATGAAAAAGTAAAAATCATCGAAGACTTCTTGCATAAGCGTTCAGAAGTGAATGCTTCGTTCGTGGCGGCCGGTGGTTTTACAGGTGGTGAAGCGAATAATGCGATTATCTTTGTCGACTTAAAACCTAAAGGAAAGCGCGGCAAAGATGCCGTGAAAAAGAAGGAATTAAGTCAGCAGGAATTTATCGAAGTCGTTCGCGAGTATTTAAATAAGACAATTCCTGATTCCAAACCTCAAGTGCAAGATCCATCCACACAAGGTTTCGGTGGCGGCGGAGGTAAGGGCTTCCCGGTGGAGTTCAGTATTCAGGGTCCGAATTGGAATGAGCTGGGAAAATATTCTGAACAGATCGTCGAAGAAGTTAAAAAACAAAACATCATGACGGATGTGAACTCCGACTACCAAGGCGGAGCACCGGAAGTGCAAATCGTTCCGAACCGTCAAAAAGCTTCCGACCGTGGCGTGAGTGTGATCGCTGTCGGTGAAGTTGTGAATGCCATGATGGGAAGCGTGGTCGTTGGCAGCTATGAAAAGGGCGGACACCGTTACGACATTCGTGTGAAGATGCAGGAAAACGGAAGATCTCCGCAAGATCGCATTAAAGAACTTAAAGTTCGTAACAACCGTGGCGAACTTGTTCCGATTAACGATGTTGTCGATATCAAGGAATCTGCGGTGGCGTCGAGTATTTCTCGTAAAAACCGTCAGCGCAATATCGTGATTTTCGGAAATATCGGAAAAGGTCTCAGCCAACAACAAGCCGTTGATAAAGCCCAAGAAGTGGCCAAAAAGATTTTGCCAGAAGGTTATCAAGTTCAGTTAAGTGGATCGGCAGAAGAATTCCAAAAGAGCTTCATAAGCTTGATCTTTGCTCTGGTATTGGGATTTGTCGTCGCGTACATGGTCTTGGCATCGCAGTTTAATAGCTTTATTGATCCGATCACAGTCTTTATGGCGCTGCCCTTTAGTTTCTCGGGAGCATTCTTGGCTCTCTTGATTGGTGGGCAGTCGTTAAATATCTTCAGTATGATCGGGTTGATTTTGTTGATGGGTATCGTGAAAAAGAACTCGATCTTGCTTGTGGATTTCACAAACCAAAGACGCGATCAAGAACACGTTCACGTGAACCAAGCATTGATTGAAGCTTGTCCGACACGTCTAAGACCGATCTTGATGACGTCTTTCGCGACGATCGCGGGTGCCGTACCTGCAGCAATGAGTTTCGGCCCTGGAGCCGAAGCTCGTCAGCCAATGGCCATTGCCGTGATCGGTGGGGTGTTGGTATCGACATTCCTTACGTTGTACGTCGTGCCTTGCGTGTACAGTCTTTTTGCTTTCTTCGATCGTAGAGAAAGAAAGTTTGAAGAAGCCGCTGTTGAGCAATAATAAAAAAGGCGCTGGTTTCAGCGCCTTTTTTATTTATCGAGTCGTCCCCAAATAAATATTCTTTTAAAGGGATAAAAGAACGGTCGCTCGTCAGGAAGAATTTTAAAAAGCCTTTCGCGGAATTCACTTAAAAACTTATCGTAGTTCTCTTCAGAGAGTCGGCTTTGAAAATGAGTGAGCATAGAGCCCTTCACCCATTCCACGACTTGTTCGCGCGATTCAAGAGTGTGTCCGTATACTTTCACAAAAACATTTTGTTCTTTAAATCCAAGCTTAAAGAGCAAGCGCGCATAGTCTTCCGGTGCCAGCATGACGTTAAACTTGTTGTAAGTTTGTCCTTTTAGAAGGCCAGACCATTCAGGTTCTTCGCTCAGGCTCTTGGCTAAAACGTGTGTGGGGTAGTCGTGGTTCATCGGCATTTGCACGGCGATCTGGCCACCGGTCTTTAATGCACTTTTTATTTTACTAAAA
This region of Bdellovibrio sp. BCCA genomic DNA includes:
- a CDS encoding TolC family protein, translating into MRTNLKLFLFVFSLLSLQSASAATLQEAFQSALQKNETVGLSKERLVQSQERVSQVRGGLYPQVALNATHMIQPRPSDPVAREFFPEKQTTINLSANQVLFRGLREFAGLRQQKDLVASQEELRNLTMVQLYQEVATAYLSVLTLERDLKNLDVQVKLYEDRVSELQTRARRGESNSNEVLTAQSTEAALKAEAQLNRGQLRMARENFAFVTGLSSEEVLNDPNLAGGKKLAPLADYLKRVEERYDVKAAREQFSAMEEEVSIAKGAHWPSLDLTGNYYFKRPEGFTEDLNWDLQFRFTLPIFEGGSTQSKVREAASKRMEADLNLSRIRRQATQEISSYYETFQTRQKQVEALEKSASLAEKNYQVMQRDYRRGLSRNIDVQQALTDFRTATRSLDQARFAVQLDLIHLQIASAEITAPAVKEE
- a CDS encoding efflux RND transporter permease subunit; amino-acid sequence: MTLSDLSIRRPVFAWMLMFGLIVFGAISFMRMGVSELPDVDFPVIALSVRYEGAAPEVMEADVIDPIEDALISIQGVKNITSIARNSSADVTIEFDLERNIDVAFQDVQAKMSQIQAALPRNMDPPTVMKINPEDFPIMWLSLSSSTMPMEEMMIFVKDHIRDRLTTVPGVGNLWMPGYLEPNLRVWVRNKDLNKYALSVTDVINTLRSEHAEPPAGRSEYNKTEYSLRTLGEAKKLEQFDNILVNTRGGGPNYNPISLGKVADFKEGMVDVVQFARANGKSAVGLGVVKQRGSNAVSVAHAVKERIAEIQKTLPEGTQIVVNYDGTKFVEESVHELVLTLVLAALLTSLVCWLFLGSWSSTFNVLLAIPTSVLGSFIILYFAGFTLNIFTLMGLSLAIGIVVDDAIMVLENIIRHLEMGKKRREAALVGAREITFAAMAASVSLVAIFLPIAFMEGLIGRFLFQFGVTMSAAVMISLLEALTLTPMRASQFVESGHRKTRLGRGFEAGFDKLRDVYTKSLNVALRNRWKVIIASLVFFILSFSSVAFLKGEFQPAQDQSSLMIQISNPPKSAISFTDEKVKIIEDFLHKRSEVNASFVAAGGFTGGEANNAIIFVDLKPKGKRGKDAVKKKELSQQEFIEVVREYLNKTIPDSKPQVQDPSTQGFGGGGGKGFPVEFSIQGPNWNELGKYSEQIVEEVKKQNIMTDVNSDYQGGAPEVQIVPNRQKASDRGVSVIAVGEVVNAMMGSVVVGSYEKGGHRYDIRVKMQENGRSPQDRIKELKVRNNRGELVPINDVVDIKESAVASSISRKNRQRNIVIFGNIGKGLSQQQAVDKAQEVAKKILPEGYQVQLSGSAEEFQKSFISLIFALVLGFVVAYMVLASQFNSFIDPITVFMALPFSFSGAFLALLIGGQSLNIFSMIGLILLMGIVKKNSILLVDFTNQRRDQEHVHVNQALIEACPTRLRPILMTSFATIAGAVPAAMSFGPGAEARQPMAIAVIGGVLVSTFLTLYVVPCVYSLFAFFDRRERKFEEAAVEQ
- a CDS encoding host attachment protein, whose translation is MKTWIVVACRTEAKVFEYANKQSSDVEFVTKLENPRGRLKAQEINADKPGVFSSVMSHGTRLVGPQSPTERVAQEFAKKISDFLEISRQQGAFDDLVLFADPHFLGRLRSAFTKKLRQCVSKEITKDLGAVTTEEIRIRLWPEPSASAPL
- a CDS encoding DUF883 family protein, with translation METTPNDFKNSIGNIKENVKKGVKQELQSSGWEDRYHAVQDKAREAMDVSEDFVKAHPYYTILGAATVGFVAGMLIRRNQ
- a CDS encoding methyltransferase domain-containing protein, which translates into the protein MKKDSWNPSQYEKFKNERSQPFLDLLDLVQPFSEGKVIDLGSGTGELTSLMHDTFKPRATVGFELSDAMLEKAKRFSKPGLSFVQGNIENWKPNDTYDLALSNAAIQWCSDHVEIFSKIKSALKTGGQIAVQMPMNHDYPTHVLAKSLSEEPEWSGLLKGQTYNKFNVMLAPEDYARLLFKLGFKEQNVFVKVYGHTLESREQVVEWVKGSMLTHFQSRLSEENYDKFLSEFRERLFKILPDERPFFYPFKRIFIWGRLDK
- a CDS encoding NAD(P)H-dependent oxidoreductase, encoding MKKALVLFAHPFSKKSRVNRTIMDSLRGLDNVHVHDLYEEYPYFHIKVDREQELLLEHDLVVWQHPFYWFSMPPLLKLWCDEVLRRDFAYGPDGSRLQGKDFLLSLTTGGLADPGNSQLNIEPFLAPYQQTVKVCGMNWQTPLVMHSTGNATHEEILMHSEKVRQTLLMYCGCP
- a CDS encoding Ppx/GppA phosphatase family protein, with the protein product MMKYVLILSAIVFLGEASFAGNCQEKQGALDFGSGTTKAFAALVDVCKKQIIEVIYEERLPIALNEALEKSPNNEIPVPVISEALPRYQGLVKKMKELEVGKIYAVATSVFRVATNGKDIAQKISTELKIPVNIISQEREAELGFWSALAQKKVSTNDSIVVWDIGGGSMQMYSREHGKVHIYQGNLASVTFKNKILEVLQFKNPKEVSSPNPIGRQREAALQLAKNHAYLNVPTFFKEKAPHARWIGVGGVLSMSVQKQTKKNSSEFAIEELDEALKQRVFLQDSQIESDYRVSDISNLALVLGYMQALKIPKVETAQASLGQGLIYSALHAK
- the kefC gene encoding glutathione-regulated potassium-efflux system protein KefC, encoding MEASGLYYILIFLVAALICVPICKRLGFGSVLGYLLAGLIIGPFGLGLIKRVEDIMHLSEFGVVLLMFIIGLELEPKKLWEMRISIFGLGGLQVLVGSVVIGFGAYLLFPLSASASALIGMAFALSSTAIGLQLLGERRLMTTTSGRSAFSILLFQDIAVIPMIAILPLMATTAKITETQEGSPLLGVLRVIGVLLLMVIGGRLLLRPLLRWVAAQHLREIFTAFALFLVVGMSFVMQQLGVSMALGAFMAGVLLADSEYRHALETDIEPFKGLLMGLFFISVGMSVNLYKVLQSPGIFIGLVLLVFAVKTIIHAILGTVFKIPSKQLPFFALLLSQVGEFAFVLLGAAQGFKILDVDLVGTLVAIVALSMLMTPLVVLFYDKILLQFLKRKEDMEDDKIENDKIENENNPVIIAGFGRFGQIIGRLLYANRIKATVLDHEPSQIEMLRRFGFKVYYGDATRMDLLESAGAHQAQILIVAIDNVDDSLKLVDLAKETFPHLKIYARARNVNHMYLLMDRKVEVIERETFESSLRMGSSVLRALGWPAYQSVVAANIFRDHNLEMIKDLHQRRDNPDEMIAKTKQARDDLEKMFQKENHYLELSDQTWGGD
- a CDS encoding baeRF3 domain-containing protein; amino-acid sequence: MIEKLTHDDLLRLTSVQDGPCISIYIPGMPEKTLQLEYEALVRRATYLLSFDPREELRENLLQTLYKFNPAEPLSSREQGLAIFVNKHWNGYFIANHEMPSKVVVAETFHLKPLLEDLQGDHTYHALVLSAEEALLLNCDGGTGTEVHTFLFHQGQHSNSIHWKHHDESETAQIPHLKSQLRGRGSQDTQFKKKSGAKLFLRWIEAKISKEQGYKTLPLFVFTNETFFTAYKEVCTHPAPVLCKIDPSKGMPRMEALIHQANLHIQNNMTKHKNLSTLEMEELNRQKKVIDDLIKISRAALNGKVKTLFLRNNSEIWGHLHRRSSQITFHEKQIDSKDDDILDDIACEVIRHGGEVIVLTDKDMPTQSPAAAILNA